Proteins from a genomic interval of Granulicella sp. L56:
- a CDS encoding polysaccharide lyase family protein, which produces MFNKKTVTGVVLFGLCLLAGYSALGDTNKSNQDAIIFKLGSFDRSSFEFASDSPKQPVNFVVGQSDPAKEWYATQPAVLSSASVQTRADVPSAPRAIRFSIDTTPGGTYRLRASLLIEAASVPALRIDINGRRGMLYLHPKLDYSNGDQGDSFYPAFSHAETTLEFPANYLKRGENTITFQVVEQADQAVPDASLTYDAIELDHVTGAGTPNASSALIVPTIFFRQESGSIKEQVDIFIQSARSFKTGDEVELAVNGKTYRQTVPGNQDLGEEKLSFLVPEFTKDTHAQLTWKSDGHPQHSDQTINPQKKWTIFIVPHIHVDVGYSDYQPKVAAIQSRDIDEALDMIDQNPNFRYSLDGAWDLEQFLKTHTAADQARAIKAVQEKKLYVPAQYANLLTGFPTSETLIRSLYPSANFSREHGSPFNYANITDVPSYSWSYASVLAAAGIHYLAGGSNNYRAPVLLQCRLNENSPMWWEGPDGSKVLLWYSRIYQQMQMIFGLPPVLDAGRDTLPLFLQMYEHPGYVADETIMYGTQVENTDLFPQQSQLAQKWNETYAYPHLKYSGFYDALQSIQQQFGSNIPTIRGDGGPYWEDGIASDAYYAGMERWNEGRAPTAEKFATLTSIVNPHTRADKGALDRMWRNMVLMDEHTWDSYNSISDSTSMEAVKQLAVKDQYAVNAQALADFITQNTMASLTSAIPVGAGKVIIFNSLSWKRSGLVSIDIDKKSELVDTTTDQKVPFKILQSGPNFDHIQFVATDIPAVGYKVYKMQPSTSPSPITATQQSLTMENSYYRVTLDPSTGAVKSIYDKQLNHELVNESSPYRFGQYLYVTGGDKAPNTILQYSHVYPKPALEVHPAEGGSLVSVSRMPYGWVARMQSRDLNTPAITSEIRLFNRTKKIEFVEDVEKKDVDTKEGVYFAFPFAMNHPEFKYEVQNGVVNPVKDMYPGAGHEWFSVQHWIALQEGGVSVSLLPLDAGLATFGDINRGEWPDHFGDRPGSVFSYIMNNYWDTNYRAGQGGHFKFHYVLTSASSTNASELSRLGWEEITPLEADIVTTQDKALSSPEGEDHNASPSGSVASSGSPCILDPKEDSFLNVDDPNVLFETWKPAEDGNGTILRFLDMGGDQRTVTVRVPLLHIEQAWQGNAVEKDGEKLSLSGDHAFSFVIHPHEIASIRIVGSDACKVD; this is translated from the coding sequence ATGTTTAATAAGAAAACAGTTACAGGTGTTGTTCTGTTTGGGTTGTGTTTACTGGCGGGCTACAGTGCCCTTGGGGATACGAACAAGAGTAACCAGGATGCCATCATCTTTAAACTGGGAAGCTTCGACCGCTCTTCATTCGAGTTCGCATCAGACAGTCCGAAGCAGCCAGTGAACTTCGTTGTCGGGCAAAGCGACCCGGCAAAGGAGTGGTACGCAACGCAGCCAGCGGTGCTGAGTTCTGCTTCCGTACAGACAAGGGCGGATGTTCCCTCCGCACCCAGGGCGATCCGCTTTTCTATCGATACCACGCCGGGGGGCACGTATCGGTTGCGCGCATCCTTATTGATCGAGGCTGCCAGTGTGCCCGCTCTCCGCATAGACATTAACGGACGGCGCGGTATGCTTTACCTTCATCCCAAGCTCGATTACAGCAACGGCGATCAGGGCGATTCTTTTTACCCCGCATTTTCACATGCTGAAACTACACTCGAATTTCCTGCCAACTATCTGAAGCGTGGCGAAAACACAATTACGTTCCAGGTTGTTGAGCAGGCAGATCAGGCTGTGCCGGATGCAAGTCTCACATATGATGCGATCGAACTTGATCATGTGACCGGTGCGGGTACCCCGAATGCTTCTTCAGCTTTAATTGTGCCTACAATCTTCTTCCGTCAAGAGAGCGGCAGCATCAAGGAACAAGTCGACATTTTTATCCAGTCTGCAAGATCATTTAAGACTGGTGACGAAGTTGAATTGGCAGTCAACGGCAAGACCTATCGCCAAACCGTACCAGGTAATCAGGACCTCGGCGAAGAGAAGTTGAGCTTTTTAGTGCCTGAGTTTACGAAAGATACGCATGCTCAACTTACCTGGAAGAGTGACGGGCATCCACAGCACAGTGATCAAACCATCAATCCACAAAAGAAATGGACGATCTTCATCGTGCCGCATATCCATGTGGATGTGGGCTACTCAGATTACCAGCCGAAGGTAGCAGCAATTCAGAGCCGCGACATTGACGAAGCGCTGGATATGATCGATCAGAATCCTAATTTCAGGTACAGCCTGGATGGAGCATGGGATCTGGAGCAGTTTCTGAAGACACATACTGCTGCCGATCAGGCTCGTGCGATCAAGGCTGTGCAGGAGAAAAAGCTCTATGTGCCCGCGCAGTATGCGAATCTGCTGACGGGCTTTCCAACGTCTGAGACATTGATTCGCTCTCTCTACCCAAGCGCAAATTTCAGCCGGGAACACGGATCGCCGTTCAATTACGCAAATATTACCGATGTCCCTTCCTATTCGTGGTCATATGCTTCGGTTTTGGCGGCTGCGGGAATCCACTATCTTGCCGGCGGAAGCAATAACTACCGCGCTCCTGTTCTGCTTCAGTGCCGGTTAAACGAAAATTCGCCGATGTGGTGGGAGGGGCCGGACGGAAGCAAAGTTCTACTGTGGTATTCGCGTATTTATCAGCAGATGCAGATGATCTTTGGATTACCTCCGGTACTGGATGCTGGACGCGACACGCTGCCATTGTTCCTGCAGATGTACGAGCATCCGGGTTATGTTGCTGATGAGACGATCATGTACGGCACTCAAGTCGAGAACACGGACCTCTTTCCACAGCAATCGCAACTTGCGCAAAAATGGAATGAAACCTATGCCTATCCGCATCTGAAATACTCCGGCTTTTACGACGCCCTTCAGTCGATTCAGCAGCAGTTTGGTAGCAACATTCCGACCATTCGCGGCGATGGCGGCCCCTACTGGGAAGACGGAATTGCATCGGACGCTTATTACGCTGGAATGGAGCGCTGGAACGAGGGCCGAGCCCCGACAGCGGAAAAATTTGCCACGCTCACTTCGATCGTGAATCCGCACACGCGAGCCGATAAGGGCGCACTGGATCGCATGTGGAGAAACATGGTCCTGATGGATGAGCATACGTGGGACTCGTACAACAGCATCTCTGATTCGACCAGCATGGAGGCGGTTAAACAACTGGCCGTAAAGGATCAGTATGCCGTAAATGCACAGGCTCTCGCTGATTTCATCACACAGAACACCATGGCAAGCCTGACCAGCGCCATTCCGGTTGGGGCAGGGAAGGTGATCATCTTTAACAGTCTTAGCTGGAAACGGAGCGGATTGGTTTCGATTGATATTGACAAGAAATCCGAGCTGGTTGACACAACAACCGATCAGAAGGTCCCATTCAAAATTCTCCAAAGTGGGCCAAACTTTGATCACATTCAGTTTGTGGCTACAGATATTCCGGCGGTCGGATACAAAGTTTACAAGATGCAGCCATCAACATCTCCGTCACCGATTACAGCAACCCAACAGAGTCTAACGATGGAGAATTCTTATTATCGTGTGACACTTGATCCGTCGACAGGAGCAGTCAAGAGCATCTATGACAAGCAACTGAACCACGAGTTGGTAAATGAAAGCAGCCCATATCGCTTTGGACAGTATCTTTACGTCACCGGTGGCGATAAAGCTCCGAACACGATTTTGCAGTATAGCCACGTTTATCCGAAGCCCGCACTGGAGGTCCATCCTGCAGAAGGGGGCAGCTTAGTCTCCGTCTCTCGGATGCCTTATGGGTGGGTCGCGCGTATGCAGAGCCGCGACCTTAACACTCCCGCTATAACCAGCGAGATTCGACTTTTTAATCGAACAAAGAAGATTGAGTTTGTCGAGGATGTGGAGAAGAAAGATGTCGACACGAAAGAGGGCGTATATTTTGCATTCCCATTCGCGATGAACCATCCAGAGTTTAAATACGAGGTTCAAAACGGAGTAGTTAACCCGGTGAAAGATATGTATCCGGGCGCCGGGCATGAATGGTTTTCTGTTCAGCACTGGATTGCATTGCAGGAAGGCGGCGTTTCTGTCAGTCTACTTCCGCTGGATGCAGGCTTGGCGACGTTTGGCGACATCAATCGAGGGGAATGGCCGGATCATTTTGGCGACCGCCCCGGTTCTGTCTTCTCTTACATTATGAACAACTACTGGGACACGAACTATCGAGCCGGACAAGGGGGACACTTTAAATTTCACTACGTCCTTACGAGCGCGTCTTCCACCAATGCGTCTGAGTTGAGCCGTCTGGGGTGGGAGGAGATCACTCCGCTGGAAGCGGACATCGTCACCACGCAGGACAAAGCACTCTCGTCACCCGAAGGAGAAGATCACAACGCCAGTCCATCGGGTTCGGTTGCCAGCTCCGGTTCGCCATGCATCCTCGATCCGAAGGAAGACAGCTTTCTAAACGTGGATGATCCTAATGTCCTATTCGAGACCTGGAAGCCCGCAGAAGACGGCAACGGCACCATCCTCCGTTTTCTTGATATGGGAGGCGATCAGCGAACGGTAACTGTTCGGGTCCCACTCCTGCATATTGAACAGGCGTGGCAGGGCAATGCTGTGGAGAAGGATGGGGAGAAACTTTCGCTGTCGGGAGATCATGCTTTCAGCTTTGTCATCCACCCGCATGAAATTGCCTCGATTCGGATCGTCGGGTCCGATGCATGCAAGGTTGATTGA
- a CDS encoding TonB-dependent receptor: MMKRVALLILISCSFVLCAPAQTTNGLITGTVTDPSGAVVPNSQIEITNQGTGIKRATASGPDGHYIVPQVAPGVYDIVVTTAGFGQQNQRNVQLEVNQSLTLDFKLGLASAAQTVQVTTAPPMLNTTSATLTNVVNHEETIDLPLNGREFTQLALLSPGASPVENGQQSGFVVALGAGGISPSMNGQRGEQNNFTMDGILNNQIYTNTWVIAPPPDAIQEFNVQSHITDAQFSISSGANINVATRSGTNTFHGALWEFFRNDALDAQTYPDVTRLPYRQNQYGVYFGGPVMLPKVVNGKNNTWFSLYWEGFRSAQTSSRLASVLTPDMIAGNFSSVLGSQIGTDSLGRPEYSGEIYDPETSRPDPNNPGEYLRDPFQGNAVPTGRINQASLLYLQKYYPKPNLNVADNVFPNYQFSGASNTASDVFGIRLDHQLTPNDIIFARFNRSKQTLTTPESLPTYSHLLINYGQQAALGYTHVFNPKTILNFRYGYSYINYDDTDEAAGTTFAQSINSTDAFPVHDGVQLAPALSIANGFTGTSQFAVPLGPMEAMDYHVDLSKVVSNHTLGVGGMYYHLRSYDDGWQAGANFTQNATSQDGTAGPTGYGGASFLLGALDSYTPWLGNTGADQTINWYGFYAQDQWQATKKLVLTAGIRWDYVSPPNYHKIVSGLNVLNGQFIVTGAVPPSIPEANGPRGFFNPQYNGWEPRFGLVYQFTDRTVLHGAFAMLDDHNNTLIQENQNIRLSWPSGVAANLTSLDLGIPTTYLDNLPPASSLLGGLAPYASYGADPDNKIPYVLEYNLGVQQQLSASTTLKLDYVGSLGRHQYIVPEANTALYPGAGPVLAREPFPQYGGPFSFSWNEMPSSYNSLQAQLQKSLSNGLLLQASYTWSKSLDWQSDPYTNSEPNFYNLHMDWGPSDYNKTNMVVLTEVYQLPFGRDKAYLHGTNKLVQGVAGDWMLGSIVTLNSGSPFNVLAGGDIANTGSPGQRAERTNAAPYAGSDFVQSRTDWINKLAFTQPAQYTFGNEHRNDLVGPRYDNFDVNLSKNFPLFEHSTLQFRSEFFNIFNHTNLSNPDNSITDGTFGKILSATGSGRQIQFALKVLF; the protein is encoded by the coding sequence ATGATGAAAAGAGTCGCTTTACTAATTTTGATTAGCTGTTCCTTCGTGCTCTGCGCGCCAGCACAGACCACGAACGGGCTCATAACCGGCACCGTGACAGACCCAAGCGGGGCGGTCGTGCCGAATTCTCAGATCGAGATCACAAACCAGGGAACCGGCATAAAGAGAGCCACGGCGAGCGGGCCGGATGGGCACTACATTGTGCCTCAGGTGGCTCCTGGAGTTTACGACATTGTTGTAACGACGGCGGGCTTCGGCCAGCAAAACCAACGGAACGTTCAGTTGGAGGTCAACCAAAGCCTCACGCTGGATTTCAAGCTGGGGTTAGCGTCTGCTGCACAGACTGTGCAGGTCACGACCGCTCCTCCGATGCTGAACACGACTTCCGCGACCCTGACGAATGTCGTGAATCATGAGGAAACTATTGATCTGCCGCTGAACGGACGCGAGTTCACGCAACTGGCCCTGCTGTCTCCGGGAGCATCGCCCGTGGAAAATGGCCAGCAGAGCGGCTTTGTGGTTGCACTCGGTGCTGGTGGAATCAGTCCATCCATGAATGGACAGCGCGGCGAGCAGAACAACTTCACGATGGACGGTATCCTGAACAACCAGATTTACACGAATACCTGGGTGATCGCGCCTCCGCCGGATGCCATCCAGGAGTTCAACGTTCAGTCGCATATCACCGATGCACAGTTTTCCATCAGTAGCGGCGCGAACATCAACGTTGCGACGCGCTCCGGAACGAACACGTTTCACGGCGCTCTTTGGGAATTTTTCCGAAACGATGCGCTCGATGCGCAGACCTACCCCGATGTAACCAGGCTGCCTTATCGGCAGAATCAGTACGGGGTTTATTTTGGCGGTCCTGTCATGCTGCCGAAGGTGGTCAACGGAAAGAACAATACCTGGTTCTCGTTGTACTGGGAAGGGTTTCGCTCTGCTCAAACGTCAAGCCGTTTAGCGAGCGTTCTGACTCCTGACATGATCGCGGGGAATTTCTCTTCGGTGCTTGGCAGCCAGATAGGAACAGATAGCCTGGGGCGTCCTGAATATTCAGGCGAAATCTATGATCCGGAGACCAGCAGACCAGACCCAAACAATCCGGGAGAATATCTGCGCGATCCCTTCCAGGGCAACGCAGTTCCCACTGGCCGAATCAATCAGGCCAGTCTGCTCTATCTCCAGAAGTACTATCCAAAGCCGAATCTTAATGTTGCTGACAATGTTTTTCCTAATTACCAATTTTCGGGAGCAAGCAACACTGCCAGCGACGTTTTTGGAATTCGATTGGACCACCAACTTACCCCAAATGACATCATCTTTGCGCGGTTCAATCGCTCGAAGCAGACGCTCACCACGCCGGAGAGTCTACCGACGTATTCGCATTTACTCATTAACTATGGGCAGCAGGCAGCGCTTGGATATACCCACGTATTCAATCCTAAGACGATTTTGAACTTCCGGTATGGGTATTCCTACATCAACTATGACGACACCGACGAGGCCGCCGGAACCACCTTTGCTCAATCGATCAATTCGACAGATGCCTTCCCGGTCCACGACGGAGTACAGTTGGCTCCGGCGCTGAGCATCGCAAACGGATTTACTGGAACGAGCCAGTTTGCGGTTCCTCTTGGCCCCATGGAAGCGATGGACTATCACGTCGATTTATCAAAGGTAGTCTCGAATCATACTTTGGGTGTGGGAGGGATGTATTATCACCTTCGCAGTTACGATGACGGCTGGCAGGCTGGCGCAAACTTCACGCAGAATGCCACCTCTCAGGATGGTACGGCAGGACCGACGGGCTATGGCGGAGCCAGCTTCCTGCTTGGGGCGCTGGATAGTTATACCCCATGGCTTGGGAACACCGGAGCAGATCAAACCATAAACTGGTACGGTTTCTATGCTCAGGATCAATGGCAGGCTACGAAGAAGCTTGTGCTGACTGCGGGAATTCGCTGGGACTACGTCAGTCCGCCGAACTATCACAAAATTGTTTCCGGCTTGAATGTCTTGAACGGGCAGTTTATTGTTACAGGGGCTGTGCCTCCCAGCATTCCTGAGGCTAATGGACCTCGGGGATTCTTCAATCCCCAATACAACGGATGGGAACCCCGCTTTGGGCTTGTTTATCAGTTCACGGATCGCACGGTCCTGCATGGCGCATTTGCAATGTTGGACGATCACAACAACACACTCATCCAGGAAAATCAGAACATCCGTTTGTCATGGCCCAGTGGCGTTGCGGCGAATCTAACCAGCTTGGATCTTGGGATTCCGACCACGTATTTGGATAATCTTCCACCTGCGTCATCACTGCTGGGAGGGCTGGCTCCTTATGCGAGCTACGGAGCCGATCCCGACAACAAAATCCCATATGTGCTGGAGTACAACCTTGGAGTACAACAGCAACTGTCGGCGTCGACTACGTTGAAACTGGATTACGTTGGTTCGCTGGGACGGCATCAATATATTGTGCCGGAAGCAAACACGGCACTCTATCCGGGAGCTGGGCCAGTGCTTGCCCGTGAACCGTTCCCCCAATATGGAGGTCCATTCTCGTTTTCATGGAACGAAATGCCTTCGAGCTACAATTCGCTTCAGGCGCAACTGCAAAAGAGCTTAAGCAATGGATTACTTTTGCAGGCATCCTATACGTGGTCGAAGTCTCTGGACTGGCAATCGGATCCTTACACCAATTCGGAGCCGAATTTCTATAATCTGCATATGGACTGGGGCCCATCGGACTATAACAAAACGAACATGGTTGTTCTGACCGAGGTTTATCAATTGCCTTTCGGCCGAGACAAAGCATATCTGCATGGAACTAATAAATTGGTACAGGGCGTGGCAGGCGACTGGATGCTTGGTTCGATCGTTACGCTGAATTCCGGCTCGCCGTTCAATGTGTTAGCCGGCGGTGATATTGCCAATACGGGCTCACCCGGACAGCGCGCAGAAAGAACAAATGCTGCTCCTTATGCTGGCTCGGACTTTGTACAGTCACGGACAGATTGGATCAACAAGCTGGCATTTACTCAGCCTGCGCAATATACGTTCGGAAACGAACATCGAAATGATCTCGTCGGGCCGCGGTATGACAACTTCGATGTGAACTTATCGAAGAACTTCCCGCTGTTCGAGCATTCAACCCTTCAATTCCGGTCGGAGTTCTTCAATATCTTCAACCATACGAACCTCTCCAACCCCGACAACTCTATTACAGATGGGACGTTCGGCAAGATATTGAGCGCTACGGGTTCCGGGCGGCAGATACAATTTGCGCTGAAGGTATTGTTCTAA
- a CDS encoding DeoR/GlpR family DNA-binding transcription regulator has protein sequence MPIGPLFYEPFRHDASFQDKIASFAEEKRRIARAAAELVKTGQTIALSGGTTTTEVVRSLKVLSDISIITNTINVAMELSNRKDIEVIVTGGILRGNWFTLLGPLANAATEMLFADIMFIGVDGIDAQQGLTCTNPAEAEVLRKLAQHSKKKVVVADRSKLGTVSKWLLCKTSEIDCLITDNGATAEAIAPFEKLGITVIVA, from the coding sequence GTGCCAATCGGGCCACTCTTTTATGAGCCCTTCCGCCACGACGCATCCTTCCAGGACAAAATTGCCAGCTTTGCCGAAGAAAAACGGCGCATCGCGCGTGCCGCGGCAGAACTGGTTAAGACAGGGCAAACCATTGCATTGAGCGGCGGCACAACAACCACCGAAGTTGTTCGAAGCCTGAAGGTGCTCAGCGACATTTCAATCATCACCAATACAATCAACGTCGCGATGGAACTCAGCAACCGCAAAGACATCGAAGTCATCGTGACGGGAGGCATCTTGCGCGGAAACTGGTTTACCTTGCTCGGCCCCCTTGCAAATGCTGCAACCGAGATGCTCTTCGCGGACATCATGTTTATCGGAGTGGACGGAATTGATGCACAGCAAGGCTTGACCTGCACGAATCCGGCAGAAGCCGAGGTGCTTCGCAAGTTGGCTCAGCACTCTAAAAAGAAAGTCGTCGTTGCTGACCGAAGCAAGCTGGGCACAGTCAGCAAATGGCTTCTATGCAAAACATCTGAAATTGACTGCCTGATCACTGACAACGGTGCAACCGCAGAAGCGATTGCACCGTTTGAAAAACTTGGAATCACCGTAATCGTGGCGTGA
- a CDS encoding class I mannose-6-phosphate isomerase codes for MSGFHNYDLNPVIHLPAYGEQDCLEGWNEVTARIRESLPSTGKYTIAIECYPGVMLDALLRKIATAFPLCTILNVEDAYSDAAVLREQFRETFTTDPVFGRMRPWPITSYFDEQRTAELKGKIEQSASVAFLIGAGTQQIIAHPDLLVHANVTRWELQKRQRSKSICNLGLQNYEDSAQLMYKNAYFLEWRVADEMRHALYGKVDYFLDLDDQDVPRMVKGDVLREAVAMVVTQPFRVVPFFDPGPWGGSWMMRTFDLPQNVPNYAWCFDCVPEENGATLGFGSRRFQLPAILLVHEQPIALLGEAIYKYFGAEFPIRFDLLDTVGGSNLSLQVHPLREYIQQHFGIPYTQDESYYILDQCGDSQVYLGIRTGAERDDMRKDLEEAQAGGPPFPAERYVNLWPTHKHDHFSIPAGTVHCSGRDTLVLEISATPYIFTFKLWDWGRLGLDGRARPIHLEHGLANIQWNRDTEWVSRELLNQTEPVSTGDGWREERTGLHHTQFLETRRTWFTKAVTHNTEGNLHVLNLVEGEAVSVESPNSEFPPVEIHYAETFIVPASVGAYTIRPLGKTNQPSAIIRAYLRNID; via the coding sequence ATGAGCGGGTTTCATAACTACGATCTGAACCCGGTGATTCACCTGCCAGCTTATGGCGAGCAGGATTGCCTCGAAGGCTGGAATGAAGTTACGGCCCGCATTCGGGAGAGCCTCCCATCGACGGGCAAGTACACGATTGCGATTGAGTGCTATCCGGGCGTGATGCTTGATGCGCTGCTAAGAAAGATTGCTACGGCATTCCCCCTCTGCACCATTCTGAATGTAGAAGATGCGTACAGCGATGCTGCGGTCTTGCGAGAACAATTTCGGGAGACATTCACGACGGACCCGGTTTTCGGAAGGATGCGACCCTGGCCGATTACGAGCTATTTTGATGAGCAGCGCACAGCAGAGTTGAAAGGCAAAATTGAGCAGAGTGCATCGGTGGCATTTCTTATTGGTGCTGGCACGCAACAGATCATTGCGCATCCGGATCTGCTTGTCCATGCGAACGTAACGCGATGGGAACTGCAGAAGCGTCAACGCAGCAAAAGCATTTGCAATCTTGGGCTGCAGAACTATGAGGATTCTGCGCAACTCATGTACAAGAACGCATACTTTCTCGAGTGGAGAGTTGCGGATGAGATGCGCCATGCTCTCTATGGAAAGGTCGACTACTTTCTCGACCTGGACGACCAGGACGTTCCCCGAATGGTGAAAGGGGATGTACTGCGTGAGGCTGTTGCAATGGTAGTCACACAACCTTTCCGGGTGGTACCGTTTTTCGATCCGGGGCCGTGGGGAGGCTCCTGGATGATGCGGACGTTCGATCTCCCGCAGAATGTTCCGAATTATGCATGGTGTTTCGACTGCGTTCCCGAAGAGAATGGCGCCACACTGGGCTTTGGGTCGCGGCGATTCCAGCTTCCAGCAATTCTGTTGGTGCACGAGCAGCCAATAGCGCTGTTAGGAGAGGCGATCTATAAGTACTTCGGTGCGGAATTTCCCATCCGGTTTGATTTGCTGGACACGGTGGGAGGCTCGAATCTCTCACTGCAAGTGCATCCTTTGCGCGAATATATCCAGCAGCATTTCGGGATTCCCTATACACAGGATGAGAGCTACTACATTCTTGATCAATGCGGCGACTCGCAGGTTTACCTGGGCATTCGTACCGGAGCGGAGCGCGATGATATGCGCAAGGATCTGGAAGAGGCTCAGGCAGGAGGACCTCCTTTCCCCGCTGAGCGCTATGTCAATCTATGGCCGACCCACAAGCATGATCATTTTTCCATCCCGGCGGGGACGGTTCACTGTTCGGGCCGAGATACTTTAGTGCTTGAGATCAGTGCCACGCCCTATATTTTTACGTTCAAGCTATGGGACTGGGGCCGTCTCGGGTTAGACGGCAGGGCGCGTCCGATCCATCTTGAACATGGCCTTGCCAATATCCAATGGAACCGCGATACAGAGTGGGTGAGCAGGGAACTGCTGAACCAAACCGAGCCTGTTTCAACAGGCGATGGTTGGCGCGAGGAGCGAACGGGGCTCCATCACACTCAGTTTCTTGAGACGCGCCGCACATGGTTTACAAAAGCAGTGACGCACAATACAGAAGGGAATCTGCATGTCCTGAATCTCGTCGAAGGAGAAGCTGTCAGTGTGGAAAGTCCCAACAGCGAATTTCCACCGGTCGAGATCCACTACGCGGAAACCTTTATTGTGCCAGCCTCGGTTGGCGCCTATACCATTCGGCCACTAGGCAAGACGAACCAACCATCGGCAATTATCCGAGCGTATCTGCGCAACATCGATTAA
- a CDS encoding formylglycine-generating enzyme family protein, whose protein sequence is MSDYKDELYTMNQKTNGCCCTPSSNRQPDAFPAAKTLAASGQIDTDTRSRMVALPGGTFLMGTDFAEGFPGDGEGPVRPVTLRPFSIDRYPVTNRIFRQFVEATGYRTDAERYGWSFVFWLHIPRVRFNQMVAARVPAAPWWCKVPGAKWDTPEGPESNVSTRADHPAVHVSWNDAAAFTQWSRQRLPTEAEWEYAARGGLEQKLYPWGDKLRPNGEHLCNIWQGEFPNGDTAEDGYSGTCPIEAFPPNGYGLYSMTGNVWEWCADWFSAHFHVSEDGDNPKGPTDGTGRVTKGGSFLCHKSYCNRYRVAARTSNTPDSSTSNMGFRCAL, encoded by the coding sequence TTGTCAGACTATAAGGATGAGCTCTACACGATGAATCAAAAGACAAACGGCTGCTGCTGTACGCCTTCGTCGAATCGGCAACCGGATGCGTTTCCTGCAGCGAAGACTTTAGCCGCCTCTGGACAGATAGATACAGATACTCGTTCTCGCATGGTTGCTTTGCCGGGCGGCACTTTTTTAATGGGCACGGATTTTGCGGAAGGATTTCCGGGAGATGGTGAAGGACCTGTGCGCCCGGTTACGTTGCGACCTTTCTCCATCGATCGCTATCCGGTGACTAACCGGATTTTCCGCCAGTTCGTAGAGGCGACTGGGTATCGTACTGACGCGGAACGCTATGGCTGGTCCTTTGTCTTTTGGCTGCACATTCCGCGCGTGAGATTCAACCAGATGGTCGCGGCCAGAGTTCCGGCTGCGCCCTGGTGGTGCAAAGTCCCCGGTGCGAAATGGGACACCCCTGAAGGGCCAGAATCGAATGTTTCCACGCGTGCAGACCATCCTGCCGTCCATGTTTCGTGGAATGATGCAGCCGCATTTACTCAGTGGTCAAGACAGCGTTTGCCTACGGAAGCTGAATGGGAATATGCCGCTCGCGGAGGGCTGGAACAAAAACTCTATCCGTGGGGAGACAAACTGCGGCCAAACGGAGAACATCTCTGCAACATCTGGCAGGGTGAATTTCCGAACGGCGATACGGCTGAAGATGGCTATTCGGGGACTTGCCCAATAGAGGCGTTCCCGCCAAATGGCTACGGACTCTATTCGATGACCGGCAACGTTTGGGAGTGGTGTGCCGACTGGTTTAGCGCTCACTTTCATGTATCGGAAGATGGTGATAATCCAAAAGGGCCAACTGACGGCACCGGACGGGTGACTAAGGGAGGATCATTCCTTTGCCATAAATCCTATTGCAACCGTTATCGTGTTGCAGCGCGGACTTCGAATACACCTGATAGCTCTACCTCAAACATGGGATTTCGCTGCGCGCTCTGA